Genomic segment of Phycodurus eques isolate BA_2022a chromosome 13, UOR_Pequ_1.1, whole genome shotgun sequence:
ACATGAAGCAGTGAAGTGCAAAGACCCGAGGGCCAAAGCGGCGACAGTAGCAAGCATTGAGCAGACTCACTGAGCCGTACTGCACCTACCGCCGCTCCTCAACGCCCACTTTGATTGAACTGCCCCCCAACCTTTTCCCACTATTATTCATTTCAAAGTAGTACAACACTGTTATCAcctaaaaacaagcaaacaaacaaaaacgccCGGTGCACCATAAATACAAGTGCTAGTGAGTTTGTACAACCCAATACTGTAGGTTAGAACTCAAACAGGAACAGTAGTAGTTTGTAGGTTTATTGTAAGCTGTTGAACCAAAGTCAGCAGATGCCACACGGACTGCATAGAAAGACCTTTACGCACATGTTTTGGGACGATGGGCGCTTTTATTGGACGACATCCTCGGCGGTTCCTCATCGCCCCACTTGTTTTCTCGGCAGGTTCGGGGAGTGGGTTTCATTTTCTCAAGGAGAGCCTGTCCAACAATATTGAAGAGCAGTTCACTCCTCTCGACAGCCAAGCCAAGGTGGACAGGAAATACATCCGAGAGACGTTTTCACCTTTAAGACTCAGCACAAATGGCCACTATGCATCAGTTATCGCCATGTGTGACAGGAATATTCTGACAGTGGAAACGCTTCCGGACATCTTGGACTTCAGAATTAGGGCAATGGGCTTTTGTGATGGGATCCCGCTACTCTAACGACCTTCTGGAAATCATCGCATACAACGCTATCAACAGAGACAATGTCAACCTGCATTATCCTTGGCATCACACTCATTTGAGGGATGATCCCTTGCACCTCAGTTTAGGGGGGGTGGACATTTGAAGGTGCAGAGTTCACTTGTTGAAAGTGCAAAAGCCATTCAGCTCCGTTGTTATTTACAAGAGGACGACAAAAGCAAACTCAACCTGTGGTTGGAAGGTTTCATCAACTTGCTCGCAAATGAATCGTCTAGCCAGCAAAACATCATTGGGAACACCCACCGACCCTAATGACAGCCAAAGAACAGGAAGCTGCATTCGAGTTTTATCTTGACAAACATTATCATGCCCACATTTGACTGACATTTCAAAGAAGTATtcatttaacactttttttttttccccccaacaatCTCAGCATAGGATCTCAAGAGGCTTTCCAATCCAGCCTATACCGTTTCGTACAAGTGAAGTAATGAATTCGGTCTCGATATCAACTGGACGATTCGGGGCATCGCGATTTTTCACTCAGACGCTGAACAAAACCTCAGCGAAGGACATGATGGCCGGACTCGGGCAAAGAGCAGAAGAGTGCCCAGTTGGGCTTCTGGCGTACCACCCGGCTTTCATTTACTTGGACCAATTATGACCGATACGCCGTTAGTTTCGACAGCACCATTCAAAGCACCCTGGTAGCTGTGTGTGTCACGCCGCTGGTCTCATTCCTCCTGATCCCAAGTGCCTTGTGTTCCGTATGGGTGGCGTTCGCCGTCTGCTCGGTCAGCGTCGGTGTTTCCGGCCTCATGTCTCTGTGGGCTGTCAATCTGGACTCCATTTCTATGATCAACCTGGTCACGTGCGTCGGTTACTCCGTGAATTTCTCGGCACATATTTCTTACGCATTCGTCTCCAGCCCCAAGAGAAAGCCACGCACGCTTTTGCCCATTTAGGCTATGCAATCATGCAAGGAGCTTTGTCGACTGTTTTAGGGGGGGCGGTGACCTCCTTGTCTGCAAGTTGTGTTTTGAACTTTCTTCAAGATTGTGTTCCTGGTGATTACATTTGGGTTGATGTTCATTCCtgtttttcaaacaattttCTGGAGTCGGTGTAtatgaaagttaaatacattttcagtatTTTGCATTTTCATGTCTGCAAAAACAGTCAATACATAAAGAACACATGTTCTTCTTTCTGGGCTTTTGTGTGGCATTTCTTGTAGCCACGTCAATTCCATCAATCAAAATCAGTGTGCACacggatgttttatttttcatacatCTATTTACAATTCTCTTATTAGATCCCACTCTTGTATACAGCTCATCATGGGCAAAAGCCCAGAAGCAAATGCACCATCCACACTAAAgggaaaaatgacaaataaaacgaaaattgacatttccatccatccgatTTCCATAGCCcttctcctcacgcggttcaccctcaactggtcgccagccaatcccagtaAAAATTGACAGATTAACCAGCACCCCACAAAATGAATCACGTTTGTAAAAAGCTAAAAGTGGGCAGCAAAAGATTGTGCTAATATTGGTTGCTACTCactgaaacaacaaaaacaagcaaagcCTTGCTTTCGCCACGCAGCACAATTAAGTTCTTGGTTACATGATAGTTTGGTTGACAATGCAATTTTCCAAGTAGGCCACCAGTAACTACTGACTACTTTCAAGATGTGTAGCGcactacaaaaacatacacagttGCTTTTCTTACCACTCAGCAGCACTTTTAAGTCCCATCTGGACACAGAACCTGttctttgtgtgcattttaaaaGTGCCGTGATGAAATGTGATTTCATAAAAGACAAACCATACACACCGTACATTCCCCCAAAGGCCACCTCATTGAAAAAACAAAGTAGAAACAGTTGTTGAGTTGATGTTAAGCCAATCATACATGAAGCCATCGAAGGTAAAACAAGGAAATAAGTACAGTACCAATCAAGAACTGGATTGGCTCCCGCTGCTAATGTTAAATGCACATGCAGCTGAacttaaataacttcattcttAAACAATAATGTACAAGATAATCACATGCTCAGCAGCATTTCATGATTGTTGTGCGTACTTATTTACATTCATGTACCAACTGAGTGCCCTGAGCATGAAAATGTCGTTATTTACTATTGTGCCAGCACGATGACTCAGTGTATCCAGGAGGAGCTCTAAGTACATGCAGCAGACACTATTTGAATGCACGAGTTTAAAATGGAGCACACTTAAAGCCTTGAAGTAAATGAGCATTTAAGCGCTCACGTGGGGATATTATAACATTACGTAACAGTAACAGAAATCAAGATGGGACATCACACCACACTAAGATTTTCTAACGCGTAGATTCACATCTCGTTTCCACAAGCCCCGAGGAGTCCcttagtaaaaaacaaaaccaggcCCACGTCTTTGTGTTTCCCTGGTGGCTTTCATCTGGTCTCCAGGGTCTTTCCCTCCAAGACCAGCTGGATCTCTTTGGCATCCAGCGTCTCATACAAGAGCAGCGCATCAGCGAGGTTCTTGTGCTCTTTGGCATGAGTCCTCAAGAGGACTTTGGCTCGCTCGTAAGAATCCTGGTCAAAAGAAGACGACGGCAATTTAGAAAAGGTAGTCGGACATTCTGGTCAGATTTGAATCAGGTTTCTTAAAACAGAAAGTACGCACCCTCAGTAAAACTCTGATTTCATGCTCCACAGCTGcttgagtctctggactttGTTCTGTCATGTTCTTGTAGGTCATCACACCCAACTGTGATTCAGATGAGGAGGACAAATGAAAATGCATGAACACGCGTCACAAATGTACAATCGGGCAATAGCACAGCCTTCACTTTTGggtgtttctttcaaatcagcTCACCttctcacacattccaaatcTTGTCACCATCATCTTCGCAATCTTGGTGGCACTATCAAAGTCACTTGATGCTCCTTGACAAGAAAACAAAGCAATGAAGATGCAACTTGGTCTATCAGTATTCTGATTGCTATTCTAACCAGTGGTGATGAACTCGTGGCCAAATATGATCTCCTCTGCGACTCGCCCGCCCATGCTGACATCCATCTGAGCCAGCAACTGAGAGCGCGTCTCACTCCAGCGATCGTTCTCCGGCAGCATTGACACCTAcaagcatgatgatgatgatgatggcgagGAAATCGGAGCTATTTTCATGCAGAACATAACTGTTGAAGCGTATTTTCCTACATGTCCCAGACTGGGGCCCCTTGGCATGATAGTGGCTTTGTTGATGGGCATGGCGTCTTTGGTGTAATAAGCCACAATAGCGTGGCCCGATTCATGGTATGCTGTGATGATCTTGTTCTTCTTGTCGATTTCAGCACTCCTTCTCTCGGGGCCTTAAAGGATAAAAAGTTGAGAAATGAAGGACAAATAAGCAATGGCGTCACGGGCAACAAATGTGGCACATTGTCTTCTACTTTGTCGTAGAGCCCCGATAAGTGGACTCACCCATGAGGATTTTGTCCTTGGCAAACTCCAGCTCCTTCATGGTGACCATGTCTTTACCATCTACTGCTGCCTTCAGGGCAGCCTGGTTCACCAGATTTTCCAAGTCAGCGccagaaaaacccacagtgccGCGTGCGATAATCTTGGCCTCTATGGCTGCAAGAGAATTCCATTGGTTAAGCTACACAAAGGTTCCAAGGATGCTCGATCCCTGACAGCGCCTGCGTAAAGTAATACAAAGACTTGCTGATTTCCATTTCACACCTGCATCCACTTTAATCTTTCTGAGATACCAATTGAGAATCTCCGTTCGTCCTTTCACATCTGGTTTGGGGACAGTGACCTGCATGTCAAATCGTCCCGGGCGGATCAGAGCActaaaagaagacatttggcaGGTTATAAATGGTTCCTTTATGCTCGACCTCGACAGCTGACAGGTTTTTGTATCGATTGCAAACATACTTATCTAACGCTTCGGGGAAGTTGGTGGCGCCGATAATTATGACTCCTTCATTGGGTTTGAACCTACAACATAAGAagaaaatagaatttttttttttttttttttttttttttacacgactAGGTCACTATGGTAAATTCATGCGAGATGTTTATCTTTGGCTACTTCTTCCTTCAAACAAATCTGACAACCATCTACAGCAATGCGTATCATTCCAGTTTTATGACGCAAGTTGCTGAAGCCAAGAATTCAAGTTAGCAAGAAGCAGAATATAAGCTTCACAGTTTTAGACTGCCTCTTGAAAACGACAGCCATTCAAATGAATACTTGACTATTCAAGCGATTACCCATCCATCTCAGCAAGCAGTTGGTTGATGGTTTGCCGAGAGTAAGGATGCATGGGAGACTCAATCCTTTTCCCACCCACACTGTCCAGTTCATCAATAAAGATGACGCATGGAGCATTCCCTTTCGCCTCTCCTGGACAAGCGCAATAGGAAGAGTCAACCGTAGAGTGTGAATGACGACGTAAGAAATTTAACATCTACAGTACGAAGACATACTGAAAAGATTCCTGATGCGGCTGGCTCCGACTCCAACAAACATCTCATCAAACTCAGACCCTGAGGCATAATAGAAAGGAACATCTGCTTCCCCCGCCACCGCTCTGGCCAGTAAAGTCTTTCCAGTCCCTGGTGGACCAACCAGAAGGACGCCTAGAGAGAATTACGTGGAAAGATGAAGAAGGAAAAGAAGGGAAATATAGATATGATCCACAAGCACCCAATTCAGTGACTTTTGAAGCCATTATAACGGACAATGGATTTCGTCTGACCTTTTGGCAGTTTTCCACCCAGGTTCGTGAACTTCTGAGGGTTCTTCAGAAACTCTACCACTTCCTGCAGCTCATTTTTTGCTTCCTCGACACCCTTGACATGCTCGAATGTCACATTTTTCATCTGGACAGGATCCACTGAGGAGTCCAGGCCTGTTGTGGTTCGGAACCGCACTGTGAAAAATGGTAAGTTTGAAAAACACACTGCACGACATGTAGTCATTTGATTTCAGTTGACTTATTGGATATTCTTAGGGTTAATATGTTGCACGAGTTTGAAAATGAGAGACTCTTTACCTGATATGAAGGGGATCTTGGAGATGCCATAGAGCCCAACAAGAAGCACGGCCAACAAGATGAGTCGATTCCTTCTCAGGGAGTCTAAACAGTTGGACGCACAAAGAGATCAACTTTCCACACGGTTTCTGTGACATTGGCGCAGACCATTATTCTGCTGTGCCCGTCACACAGTATCCCAGGAAACGAAACatcgtgtgtgcgcgcgtgcctACACAGAAACGCAGCTTCACACAAACAAGATAATTCGATAACGGACTATGAAAATGACTATGCTGCCTAGAAAAGAATTTCATGTGATTCATCAGTTGCAGCTTGCCTTGTGTGCGTTGAGTCAGGGTTTGGGCTTTCAGAAAGCCTTCCGCGAAGCCCCTCTTAAAAGCATCCTGCTGTCCATCGGGGAGGTTCACCATCTTCGTCAGACTGTCAAGACTTTCCATATCGATGCCCTTGTCGCGTGTCAGGAAGCCctattaaaattaaacatttacaaataaataatactatACACATTTATTGGATCTTACATATACTGCAAGTTGACTTCACATGCAGGAATGAAACGTAAATGAGAAGATAATATAGAAGAGGGTTGCTATTAGTACTGGGAACACTGAGTTAATTAATTTGACTTGCTTCGAACGTGCGCAAAATGTTTGCATCATTGTCAATTGTAACGTCATTGAGAATATGTTAGTGCGGAAAGGTAAAAGTCCATCATTCATAAGAAGACAGATCTAAGTAGCGTTTTACCTTCATGAAAGATGGAGGGAAACCTTCTGGTTCGACTGGGCGCTCAACAGCCGCCGACTGCAGTCTTTTGGTTTTGCGCCTTAATGTTTTAAAGCCTCTGTGCTGGATCCACActtggaaaataacaaaattcaCCAGGTATAGCTACCTTCTTTTAAACAGTGTTATTCAGCAGCAACTGATGAGGATGTGTCACCTGAACAGTGTTGCAGCTCTGTGCAGACTGACTGAAGAGGAGAGGGCCTCTGCCTGGAATCAACTGGGGCTGACATTCCAAGATGGGGAAAGCCTCGCAACAAGCACAAGTGCTGATTAGTAACATAACAGGCGGCTTTACTTTAACACGGCCTTTCTGTGACAAGAACTTCTGGATATGGAGGTGAAGTTcaaatgtgtgtgcttgttgttTGACAGACCTCAAATTCTATGATTTGGAGCAATACACATCATTTACCATATTtcgatttttaaataattgtttgactCTTCTTTACACATTATAGTACAATAAAGTACACTGGGGGGAGGGACTTCATTTTCTGTTGCACATGAtgaaaatgtggtaaactgacaattttcccttcttttcctcaaaaataaatcatagacattagtttaacacattttgatcATGTGCAACAaagtacatgttcaaataaagaaaagtcaaaggatttcgtttttttatttgagtgtagaatttgcatatttgaaaaaaaaaaaaaaaaatatatatatatatatatatataattacctAATACGTTCTTCTTAAGTGCAACAATGTGAACAGTGATCGGTCAATTGAAAACTCACCATGCTTGTTTCCAAAAAAGGAGCACGTGGAAAGGTGGGACGTTCGCCACATTGTCCGACTCGCGACGACAGCGGGCGGCGCGTCCTGTAAATTCAAACGTGGTAACACCCGAAGCGCCAAGTCATTGAGCTGCCGCGTTCCAAGGTCTGACAGGCCGAGGTCCCGGAGGTTCCACAGGGGCTGCGCGCATCACTTGCATCAAAAAATGTCATGCTGACCAACACGTCAGCGTCCGACCAAAAGCGTACGGTTTTTTTACCTCTGGGTAACGCGGTTCCGACTGAGAGGCGTGCTCGTGGGGTGCTCTCGGCCTGCCGACGGCACCGCCGCTTCCAACGGAGGTCTTCAGCGAGTGGACGACGTTGACGAGCTGACTCAGGGGAATAGTCACCTGCCAGTCAAAGAAAACGAGAAAGTTGAATGTTTGACCATTAAAAGAAACGCTAACAACTCCACACGAGTGGTTCCTCATTCAGCCTCCCGGTTTGATACGATCGGTATACACAGTAGCAGGGAATGTGTTCGAAGaggaaataaatgataaatcaataaaataaattgcgCTTCTGTCTGGCAGACACACAAACCCTAACAAAATATGGTTTTAGGACTAACATGGAAAGAACATTTGAAACCCTTGATATTTTAACGTCTATATACTAGTACACTCATGGGCCACACTGGTAAGACAATTCCACGCACTAGAAGAACGATTAGGGCACATTAGTCGAACGAATGTCATAGTAgaaacgttttattttattttaaaccacTACTATGCCCTAAttgtatgaaataaaatcttACCACCACTGTGTCACACTAGTACCAATACTAGGCTCGACGAGCAGTcatgtgtcacacactagtAGCTTCCTGGACCCTTGTAATAGCATCAAAACACTTGCACTAGTTGATTTGCCTCACGACTACATGTtgtcgttctactagtgtgcagaaatgtcacatAGTTGTGGAAAACCAACAtgtcgttctactagtgtgcagaaacgTCATACGtttgtgggaaaacaaacaTAACTAGCAAGACAAAGTCGTCGCTTTATTAGTGAGGACAGAGCGTTCGAGTGCGTGCGCCAGAAAGGCAAATGTGCTCGCGTGCGTACTTTAGGCAATCAGCTCATCTCACGAAACCGCACAATCGCAGCAATATTCTCATCATGTGAATGAAGCGCTTTGAATGAGAACTCAACTACGGTGCGTACTTTAGGCAATCAGCTCATCTCACGAAACCGCACAATCGCAGCAATATTCTCATCATGTGAATGAAGCGCTTTGAATGAGAACTCAACTACGCAGCACAAAAACGGAAAGCTACGGTGAAGGTTAGCTGGCTAACAGACTCAACTTGGAAAAAGCTGCTCGTTTCCTTACCTGTGGTTGAACGGCCGTCGACAAGGAAAGCATTTTAGGCCACCAATCACCGCCAAAGCAGACAAATGAGCTTTCTTCACACTTGCTGTCTCTTGAACTTTCACAATTTGCGTGCAAGCGTGACAGCTAGCATGAAACAGGAACAGCCGGATATGACGTCACTTGTTTTACTGCAAGGATTTAGGGGTTTTTACCTTCTGGTTTGACATACGGCTTTTTATTCCCCCTCAGGTCTTCACATATTCGTCAATAGATGAACACGATTATTATTGGAATTACAATCAATAAAGGCACAGACAATAATATTCTTCTCCTAAGCGTTTACAACTGAAGGTACACTTGTTTGAACAAATATCATGACAACATACATAGCAAAAATAAAGAGTTTAAGAGCCTGATATCTAGCCATTTCGTACGATTTCCCCGATAGTAATCACTGATATACAATGAAGCCTAAGCATGTAAAATAGGACATCAAGTATTATGGAATCTGCTATATTTTGTCACGTTCATTctattcttcaggtaatataccTAAACATGGTGGTCTAATCGTTCCCCCCCCATAACTGCGGTTGTGCAGCGGTAGCtggcctacaaaaaaaaaaaggcaaagtagAGTAATTGAGCAGCAAATATAAACCTCCATCTATTTTAAAGACCGACAGACTGGAGCCATTCCCACTCCCGTTCCTATAAGTGTAAAATGAACCAAAGACTCCACAGaaggaacatgcaaacacagaaCATTTATAATCCATGTTCAAATCAAGAGTCGAGCCCACCCGTTCTTGCAGTGGCGAGAGTCTAATATTAGCTACAGTACATGGATCTTTTACAATAGTAAAAGAAAGTACACGCAACAGTTtctctttattattataatgtgtTGTACACACTTTTATAAAGTCGATGAAAGTGGTCCATTGCCAGTCAGGATACCCCACTCAAACTGGCAAACACAGCCACTATGTTACTTTAACTCGGACCACCTGTGTAAAAAGCATGAATCAACCAGAAGACAAAACAATTGATGATGTATACGTGTTCACTTTTGACTATGCAACTGACAATTAAATAAGAAGTAAAATTGCACATGAAGATTGTATTTACTTTCTTCCATTGAACATAATCATAAAGGAGAAATCTTACATAGTTGTTTACAAATATGTCAGTGTATGGTTCCCTTGAGAGAATTGAAAGAATAAAAACCAGATATCCTCTAGGACAAAAGAATTTGTCGTTTTTTCTCTGTTCCTCTGATCAGCGATAATGTGCTGTGGTGCTGACATTGAGTGATGATTCCTCAAGCACTCCCAAACTGTTCAAacctgaacttttttttcttccatgttcACTTCCTAACCATATTTCCTCCATGACGCTTCATCTGGCAGAGAAAGAGGAGTGCAGCTATTTCACCCAGGCGTCATGATGATGAAATGCAATGATTCATTCAAGTGATTTTCCTGGAACAAGAAAGCAGAGTTTTACAATGCtgtaaagcaaaaacaaaagaccaaGACATTATAGTCTATTAAAATCGGTCACCGTCTCTTTCGCTGTGAAAAAAGCTGGACCAGACCATATGCAACTGCAGGCCAAAGTGCTGTCACCGCAACGGTAATTGGGGAACGGTCAAACGGCCACCAAGATGGTGTCAAAAACTGTAGCGACAACCAGAACAATTTACTAATATGTGGTCCCAGCCACAACATCTTTCACTTCAACACTGGCAGAAAATATCTTCATACCTTTTGTGCTGCAGGTGGAGCATCCGCACACCTTGATGATGATCTTGActtgaaatgtgaaaaaagagaaatgtaaCAGTAAACAAATACACCAATTGGGCACGTGGCCAATCCAATGACATCCAGCGCAAAAATTCAATCCCAatgatacagtacatcattgtgTTCAGTTCTACAACACTGCAAActaccacccaaaaaaagcataaaaagaTTCAAGTTGAATACTGATACTATACTATCGGTTGTCTGCTGACAcaacatataatatatacattctATTCTGATTGATGACAGGACGATTAAGTGAACTAAAGTCAACTCATTGAGTTATCAGGTTTCCCCCTTATAACGCGGCCGTAGTATTTGTCACCGACTTTGCGGAGCATCACAATGGacaacacattttgtttaaagAGTCCGTCCGAGCTTTACCTGTGCCGCAGTGAGGCCCTCTAGAGCGCGCAGCCGACGCAGCACATCGGCCATGTCGTCCTGCAATCTCACAAGAGCCGCAACTATTTGCTCATTGACGTTCCCCCAAGAAGCCTTGCTGCTGGGACGAGTGCATTGTGACACACTGTTACAGGTGCAGAACCGCTGCTGAGAACTGCCAGCGGTCTTCGGTGACTGACAATCTGAAAGCGAAGCCAGAAAGTCGAAGCTTAAGCTACATGTGCAGGCTCGTTACGATGCTGTGAACTGGGATCGAGGTAAAGTCTAGGTCAATTATGTCGTTGTTTACCTCGAACAAACTTGTGAGGTTCTCTATGGTAAGAATCTCCTCGGAGTGAACAGTCTTCTGCTTTAAGTGTGGAGGAGCTCTCAAACCAAAGATCTTGCTCCTTCACCAAAGCAGGTGTTGATCCACCTGGCTGGATTTTGGGTGCAGACACAATCTTGTTGGAGAAACGTGACATAATGTCAATCACAGTTTAAGTTGCCTTTAGAAGCCAAAAGGTGCTCAACACCACCAAATCAATTTGACATTTGTTGACATGCGTTGTCCCAAACGCTGAGGAAAAGATGACGAGTATTCAGACTGTGTGGACATCTTAGTTTATCTTgacacgtccatccatccatccatccatccatccatccattttctgagccacaagggtcacgggactgctggagccaatcccagcgatcatcgggcaggaggcggggtccaccgtgaactggtcgccagccaatcgcagggcacatataaacaaacaaccacccgcgctcacagtcacacctacgggcgatttagagtcttcaatcaacctagcatgcacgtttttgggatgtgagaggaaaccggagtgcccggagaaaagggggagaacatgcaaactccacacaggcggggccggggattgaaccccggacctcagaactgtgaggcagacgctctaaccggtcgcccaccgtgccaatCTTGACAGGTATTCAACTCAATTTATTGTGACTTTAAACTTCATTATGCGTTACATGTATCTCTGACCTGGTGGAGCATTTTCATATCGCTGTGGACTGAGCTTTAGAAAGAGCACGGTGCGCTATTAGCTGTGAACATTTTCAACTCATTTTCAGACCTAAGAAAAAAACGTGCAAATTTCCCCCATTGTGCAACATAATCCTTTCATGTGGAACAAACCTTCTCTATGGCGGGATGATCCATTGAATCACAGAACTCCTCATTATCAGAGTCTGCCAAGTGGCAGCTCTTCTTACCAGCATCAGTGTgatctaaaacataaatatatcaTACTGGAGTTCACCACGTGAATCTGATCAATCAGCAAATCAATCCCAAACTGTATGACAACAATACAAGAATTAAAGGAAGCAACaaagataaaacaaacataatgctttctatttgtttatttatatgaaaCAGCTTTTAGTATGATACAGTTCCAAATAGAGCCATAATCAACATAATTGCTATATGAATACCTGTCCGTCAAACCTGAGAATGATTTACATTATATCCAAGTATGTGAGGCCAAGTTTTGGCTATACTGTAATTGTAGCTCTTGTATTGGTGGTTGTAGCCATTTGGTCTATCAGCTGTCATGAATATGTTCAATGCTgcaagaatttaaaaaagaaacggCACAGGAAAATGATTTGTTGATTCCGTTTATCCTAACATTATATGATAAGGAATTGTTACCTGTCAAGTGCCCATGAAAGTGCTTGCAGACGGGGCTGCACGTGCTGAGCTCTTTGGAGTAGgccagctcctcctcctccgccgcaCTGTTCAGGGAGCTGTGAGTCCCGTTGGTCAACGACGACACGCCGGGCTCCGAGCTGCCGCTGGATCCTCCGGCGTAACGCCGCCACCCCGTGTCCTGCGCTGTGTGCCGCCTCGACCCCGGGCTCCGCTCTGTGACAAGGGAATCATCGAAAAGTATTTCGCGGAAATCCCCTTTAAGCTACAAATCCGCTAACTCTGGCATCGACTACGATAGCGGTGATACCTTTTCCATCCGGCTCGTCTTCGTCGTCGTCACTACTTTCATTTTTTCTCAGATGTTCACGACCACCGTCGCATCCTACCGCTTCCTGTCTGCTAAAACTCgtgccactttcttcttcttgaaaGTTTTGTATATCATCCCACAGATCTCCGTAGCCTGTAAAGGGACACGGACAAACGTCTGATCAGAAGAAGCCCCAACACGATGCATATCGTTTCCGGGTTTCCACGGTTGGTTTCACGTAAATATCCTGTCAATGTCGGCCCAAATACCGACTTTATATAGAACACCTTTATTCTACCAATTCtcattacaaaacatttgaacaaaacaaaatacatacagGCCAGTGAGTGTAAGAGACAACAAGTGTCAAATTACAAATCACGTGCACCAGTTGATTGTTGACTTGACATTGACATTTACGTTTACTTGACGCTAAAAATGCTTGCCTTCCATTGCAGGTTTCTTTGGCTTGAACAGCTCTGCAGTTCAAAGGGAAATTTGGGAAGAAAAGAAGTCACGAGTAAGTGCACCGAATGTGAAGACAAAGGAGGTATTTGCATCCTTCTGGCTCCTGAGGAAGTTTGACACCTGCTTGCGCTGCGAAAGCTCTTCTGTCCAGCTCATTC
This window contains:
- the LOC133411849 gene encoding ATP-dependent zinc metalloprotease YME1L1-like isoform X2 — protein: MLSLSTAVQPQVTIPLSQLVNVVHSLKTSVGSGGAVGRPRAPHEHASQSEPRYPEDAPPAVVASRTMWRTSHLSTCSFFGNKHGFPHLGMSAPVDSRQRPSPLQSVCTELQHCSVWIQHRGFKTLRRKTKRLQSAAVERPVEPEGFPPSFMKGFLTRDKGIDMESLDSLTKMVNLPDGQQDAFKRGFAEGFLKAQTLTQRTQDSLRRNRLILLAVLLVGLYGISKIPFISVRFRTTTGLDSSVDPVQMKNVTFEHVKGVEEAKNELQEVVEFLKNPQKFTNLGGKLPKGVLLVGPPGTGKTLLARAVAGEADVPFYYASGSEFDEMFVGVGASRIRNLFREAKGNAPCVIFIDELDSVGGKRIESPMHPYSRQTINQLLAEMDGFKPNEGVIIIGATNFPEALDNALIRPGRFDMQVTVPKPDVKGRTEILNWYLRKIKVDAAIEAKIIARGTVGFSGADLENLVNQAALKAAVDGKDMVTMKELEFAKDKILMGPERRSAEIDKKNKIITAYHESGHAIVAYYTKDAMPINKATIMPRGPSLGHVSMLPENDRWSETRSQLLAQMDVSMGGRVAEEIIFGHEFITTGASSDFDSATKIAKMMVTRFGMCEKLGVMTYKNMTEQSPETQAAVEHEIRVLLRDSYERAKVLLRTHAKEHKNLADALLLYETLDAKEIQLVLEGKTLETR
- the LOC133411849 gene encoding ATP-dependent zinc metalloprotease YME1L1-like isoform X1; protein product: MLSLSTAVQPQVTIPLSQLVNVVHSLKTSVGSGGAVGRPRAPHEHASQSEPRYPEPLWNLRDLGLSDLGTRQLNDLALRVLPRLNLQDAPPAVVASRTMWRTSHLSTCSFFGNKHGFPHLGMSAPVDSRQRPSPLQSVCTELQHCSVWIQHRGFKTLRRKTKRLQSAAVERPVEPEGFPPSFMKGFLTRDKGIDMESLDSLTKMVNLPDGQQDAFKRGFAEGFLKAQTLTQRTQDSLRRNRLILLAVLLVGLYGISKIPFISVRFRTTTGLDSSVDPVQMKNVTFEHVKGVEEAKNELQEVVEFLKNPQKFTNLGGKLPKGVLLVGPPGTGKTLLARAVAGEADVPFYYASGSEFDEMFVGVGASRIRNLFREAKGNAPCVIFIDELDSVGGKRIESPMHPYSRQTINQLLAEMDGFKPNEGVIIIGATNFPEALDNALIRPGRFDMQVTVPKPDVKGRTEILNWYLRKIKVDAAIEAKIIARGTVGFSGADLENLVNQAALKAAVDGKDMVTMKELEFAKDKILMGPERRSAEIDKKNKIITAYHESGHAIVAYYTKDAMPINKATIMPRGPSLGHVSMLPENDRWSETRSQLLAQMDVSMGGRVAEEIIFGHEFITTGASSDFDSATKIAKMMVTRFGMCEKLGVMTYKNMTEQSPETQAAVEHEIRVLLRDSYERAKVLLRTHAKEHKNLADALLLYETLDAKEIQLVLEGKTLETR